GCCGCGCGGGCGACCCCGCGGCCGCGCCGGGCCGCGGGGTCGGCCGGGCCGGTGGCGCAGCGCCCGGGCGGTCCCGATTCGCCCCCGCGGCGCCTAGGGCGCCCCCAGGGTCGCCCGGGCGCCGCCCAGCCAGGTGGCCAGCCCGGCCACCACCGTGGCCGCGGCGATCCCGTAGACGATCACCGGACCCGCGATCTGGAAGATGCGCGCGCCGAGGCCCAGCACCCATCCCTCCCGCTTGAACTCCATCGCCGCCGAGCCGATGGAGTTGGCGAAGCCGGTGATGGGCAGGAAGGCGCCCATGCCGCCGATCCGGCCCAGGTCGTCGTAGACCCCCATGCCCGTGAGCAGGAGGCCGATCAGGATGAACACCGCCGCCGTCCAGGCGGTGGCCTCCGTGGCGGGCAGGCCGGCGTTCTTCAGCAGGTTGAGCACCACCTGGCCGGCGGTGCAGATGGTCCCGCCGACGAGGAAGGCCATCAGCGCATTGCGGGCGATGGGCTTGGGGGGCAGGATGCGGCGGACGGCCTGCTGGTATTCCTGGGTCTGCTGCTGGCTCGCCTTGGCCATGGGTCTTCCCCGCGGAGCCGGCGCGGCGCGTCAGGCGCCGCGCCGGCTGTTGTCGACCTTGAAGGCCACCTTGACGTTGGCCTTCCACTCCACGACGCGGCCGTTGTCGACGTTGGCCGTCAGGTTGCACACCTCGACGCCGGAGACGTGGTCCAGCGTGCGGCACGCCTCCGCCACGGCGTTGTTGACCGCATCCGTCCAGTCCTTGGTGGACTCGCCGACCAGCTCGATGACCTTGACCACGTCCGCCACGTCCATCCTCCTCCGTTGGCGCCCACGGGACCGCCACGGGGGACGAGCCCGCCGGGCGGCGCCGGGCCTGCGCCGTTGGGTCCGGGATTCCGCTGCTAGCCTTCCCGGGGGCTGCGGCCGCTATGCCGGGGCGGGCCCGGCGTCGCGCCCGGGCGCCGCCCCGGCGCCCGGGCGCGACGCCGGGCACGATGGGACGGCCGCGGCCCCGACGTCCTCGCCGGCCGCCAGCAGCCGGCGCAGGTGCGCCAGGCCCGCCTTCTCCAGGCGCGAGACCTGGGGCTGGGAGATCCCCAGGGCGGCGGCCACCTCCGCCTGGGTCAAGTCGCGGAAGAAGCGCAGCGTCAGGACCGTGCGCAGGCGCGGCGGCAACTGGGCCAGGGCGGCGCGCACCGCCACCCGGTCGCCCCAGTCCGGCTCGGCGGGTGCCGCCAGCCGCTGGCCGCGGGCGGCGGCGTCGGGATCGGCGCCCAGGGGCTCGTCCAGGGACAGGGGGCCCTGCGCCGCCTCCAGGGCGAAGGCGACGTCGGCCACGTCGCAGCCCAGCCGCGCCGCCACCGCCGCGGCGGCGGGACGGTGGCCTAGCTCCTGTTCCATGGCCTCGGCCACGCGGCGGATCGCCGTCACCCGCGCCCGCATCGCGCGGGTCAGCCCGGCCGGGTCGCTGGCGCGCAGCCAGCGGCGGATCTCGCCGAGGATGGCCGGCACGGCATACGTGGAGAACTGGTAGCCGCGGTCCGGGTCGAAGCCGTCGATGGCCTGGAGCAGGCCGACGGTGCCCGCCTGGACCAGGTCGTCCAGGTCGTGGCCCAGGCCCGCGAACCGGCGCGCCACGTGTCGCACCAGGGGCATGTGCAGGGCGACCAGGCGCTCCCGGGCCTCGGCGTCGCCCTGGCGCGCCCGCGCCCACAGCTCCGCTTCCACCGCCCGCGCCCCCTCAGCGGGCGGCGCCGGCGTCGGCCGACCCGGAGCCGTCGCCGCGGCCGGCGGCAGCCTCCAGCTGGGACGAGGGCGGCGCCCCGCCGTCGGGGGCGCCGGCCGGCGGGTCCCCGGCCGCCGGTTCGTCCGGGGAGGGGGCCTGCTCCTTGGGGCGAGGCCGCTTGTAGAGGCGCACCGTGGTGCCGGCGCCCGGCGCGGACTCCACGTCGACCTGGTCCATGAAGGCCTCCATGAAGGCGAAGCCCATGCCCATGCGCTCGGGGTCGGTGGAGAAGGCGGGCTGACGCGCCTGCTCGATGTCCGCGATGCCGCGGCCGCTGTCGGCGACCTCGACCCACAGGCGCCGCCCGTCGTGACCGGCGCGGATGGTGACGACGCCCCGGCCGTGGCCGTAGCCGTGGACCACGGCGTTGGTCACCGCCTCCGACACCGCCACCTTGATCTCCTCGAGCTCGCTCAGGGTGAAGGGCAGCTGGGCGGCGAAGGCGGCCACGGCCACCCGCGCCACGCCGACGTTCTCCGGCCGGCTGGGCAGGCGCAGCTCGAGCCAGCGGGGTTCGGCGGCGCGGTCACCCATGGGGCCCGTCCCCTCCTCGGCGGGACGCGGCGGTCCGGCCGGCCGGTTCGATGGGGATGGGTGGGGGACCGCCGTCAGGGGACGACCGGGCTCGGCGCGGCTCATCGGCGCCCCACCTCCCCCGGCGCGCCCAGGGCGGCGGCCTCGTCCTCGTAGAGGGGGATCCACTGCGGGATGCCGGCCAGCTGCAGCACCGCCCGCACATGCGGCGGCGCTCCCGCCACGCTGACCCGGGCGCCGTCCTCCCGGGCGCGACGGTAGCGCCCCAGCAGGGCTCCCAGGCCCGAGCTGTCGATGAAGCGGACCTCCTGGAGGTTGACCACCAGATGGTCGTAGGCGCGCCGACGGAGGGCGCGCTCGATCTCCTGCCGGAAGACCTCGGCGCCATGCTCGTCCAGGTCCCCGGCCAGGCGGGCGATCAGGGTGCGTCCCGTCCACCGGAGTGCGACGTGCAACGGCAACGCCTCCTATCGCCCTCTCTCCCCGTCTCCCCCCACAAGGGTTCGCCGCCGGGCCGGCGGTCCCTGCCGCACCCGGCGGCGCGTTCCCCATGCGTCCATCAGCGCATCGGCCAGGTCCACCCGAACAGCCGTGCCCAGAGCGCGGGCGGGCCCGCCCGTCCCACCGCCTGCGCCGCCACCACGGGCGCCGTGGCGAGGGTCCGGTCGCCGGCCCGGGCGACGACGCGCCCCACCGGCTGCCCCTCCGCCACCGGCGCCGGCACGGGCTCGGCCACCTCCACCGTCCAGCGCACCCGGCCGGCCTCGCCCCGCGGCACCGTGACGCCGAAGACCTCCCGGACGGTCACCGGGACCCCCAGGCGCCGGCCCTCGGCCACCCGCACCGTCCGCAGCGCCTGGCCCGGTTGGGCGATGGGCACGGAGTCGAAGGAGGCGAACGCCCAGTCCAGCAGCCGGCTGGCCTCCCGCCAGCGGGTGTCGCTCTCGGGCGCGCCGAGCACGACGACGATGAACCGGTCGTCGCCCTTGCGCGCGGTGACCACGACGGACGGACCCGACTCCTCGGTCAGCCCGGTCTTCAGGCCGTCGACGCCGTCGTACCAGGCCACCAGCTTGTTGGTGTTGGTGAGCCAGAACTCGCGATCGGTCCCCTTGCGCAACCAGTCCTCCCAGATCGAGGTGTAGCGCAGGATCTCGGGGTGGTGGTTCACCAGGTACCGGCTGAGGACGGCGATGTCGCGGGCGCTCATGCGGTTGCCGGGCCGGTCGGTCAAGCCGTGGGGGTCGACGAAGCGGCTCTGGGTGAGCCCGAGCTCGCGCGCCCGCTGGTTCATCCGCTGGACGAACCGGCCCACGTCGCCGCTGATGTACTCCGCCAGGGCGACACAGGCGTCGTTGGCCGAGGCCACCGCCACGGCCTTGATCAGGTCCTCCACGGTGATCCGCTCGCCCGCCTCGAGGAAGGCGGTGCTGCCCGGCGTCCCCTCCGCCCGCGGGCTGACGGTCACCTGGTCCTGGAGGCGGATCTGCCCCGCCTGGATCGCCTCCAGGGTCAGGAGCAGGGTCATCAGCTTGCTGATGCTGGCCGGGTGGCGCGGCTGGTCGGCGTTCTTCGCCCAGAGCACCTGGCCGCTGGCGGCGTCCATCACCAGCAGCGCCGCCGAGCGGGTGGGGAAGCCTGGACTGCCGCCCGGCCTCTCGGTGTCGGGATGCGGTCCCTCGCCAGGGTCCGGCGCCGTCGCTGCCGCCACCGGTGGGACCGGCGCGCCGACCAGGGCCATCGCCAGCAGGAGGGTCGCGGCCATGCGGGCGGCGGCTCGCCAGCCCCGATCCCCCCGCCCGTCGCCGTACGGGCCCCGGGGCGGCGCAGGCCGCGGGCGCAGCACGGGCACCCCTCATCCCCCCTCGCGGTGGTTCGCGGTTCTGACGGGAGGTAGGTTTTCCCGGGGGAAGGTCCCTATGCGCCGGCCACCGCGCCCGACGGTGGCGGGCGCCGCAGCCCGAGCGCGCGGAGGACGCGGGGCGGGCGCGGGCGGCCCGGCGGCTCCGGCTGCCCCTGGGGGCGGGGGTCAGGGGGCGGCGGGCGCCGGATCGCCCCGGGTCGCGTCGGTCAGGCGGTCCACCGCCCGGGCGGCGGCCCGGACCAGCTCCCGATCGTCGCCGGGCAGGAGGGTGCGGGGGTCGAGCCAGAGCACGTCGTCATGGATCCGGCCGATGACCGGCGGCTCCCCCTGGCGCAGCGCCGCGGCCAGGTCCGCCACGGCCACCCCCGGGACTGTCAGGCCGACCAGGGTGGTGGGCCATGGGACCTCCGGCAGGCTGCCGCCGCCGGCCTGGGAGTCGCCCGGCGCCACCGTCACCCGCGCTCGCGGGCCCAGGGCTCGGCGCAGGCGGGCCGCCAGGCGCCGGGCGATGCGGGCCAGTTCGTCCGGCGATCGGGACAGCATGGCCAGCACCGGGACGCGCCGGTACGCCTCCGCCGGGTCCAGGTAGAGCCGCAGGGTGGCCTCGAGGGCGGCCAGCACCAGCTTGTCGCAGCGCAGGGCGCGCATGAGGGGATGGCGGCGGAGGCGGGCCACCAGCTCCCCCCGGCCGACGATGATGCCGGCCTGCGGCCCGCCCAGCAGCTTGTCCCCGCTGAAGGTGACCAGATCGGCGCCGGCCGCCAGACTGGCCTGGACCGACGGCTCGCCGGCCAGGGGACGCCCGGGGCCGGCGGGCGGCGGGAACAACAGGCCGCTGCCGACGTCGTCCACCACGGGGAGGCCATGGCGCCGGCCCAGGGCCACCAGGTCCTCCAGGGGGACGCTGGCGGTGAAGCCGACGATGCGGTAGTTGCTGGTGTGGACCCGCAGCAGCAGGGCGGTCTCGGGCCCGATGGCCGCCTCGTAGTCGGCCAGCCGGGTCTTGTTGGTCGTGCCCACCTCCACCAGGCGGGCGCCGCTGGCCGCCAGGATCTCGGGGATGCGGAAGGATCCGCCGATCTCCACCAGCTGGCCGCGGGAGACCACCACCTCGCGCCCCGCCGCGAGGACGGCCAGGACCAGGTACACCGCGGCGGCGTTGTTGTTGACCACCAGGGCGTCCTCCGCCCCGGTGACGCGCCGCAGCAGGCTGCGGACGTGGTCGAGGCGCGAGCCGCGTCCGCCGGTGGCCAGGTCGTACTCCAGGGTGGAGTAGGCCCCCGCCACCTCCGCGACCGACGCCACCGCCTCCGCCGGCAGGGGAGCCCGGCCCAGGTTGGTGTGGAGGACGACGCCGGTGGCGTTGATCACGCGCCGCAGCGAGGGTCGGGCCACGGCGGCGACGCGGGCCGCCGTGGCGGCCGCCAGCTGGTCGAGGGCACGCGGGGGCGCGCCCTCCAGGCGGCGCCGGCGCTCCTCGTCCAGGACCCGGCGGGCGGCCTCGGCGGCCCACGCCGCCCCCGCCCCGCGGGCGGCCTCCTGGACGGCCGGATGGGCCAGCAGGCGGTGGACCGCCGGCAGGGTGCGCAGGGTCGAGGCCGCCGCCGGCCGGCGGTCCGCCTCGGTGGCGCTCGCCGTCTCGCGGTCGTGCGGGCTCGGCACGTCAGCCTCCTCCCTCCGGGCCGGCCCCGGGCCCCGCGGCCGCCGTTCCGGCCGCGGGCGGGGTCGCCGGCGGCCCCGCCAGCCGCGGGTGGGCCCTGAGGTAGGCCTCCAGCAGGTGGTGGCGGGTCAGATGGGTGTAGATCTGCGTGGTGGTGATGCTGGCGTGGCCGAGCAGTTCCTGTACCGCCCGCAGGTCGGCGCCGCCCGCCAGGAGGTGGGTGGCGAAGGAGTGGCGCAGGGTGTGGGGGCTCACGGCCCGGCTCACGCCCGCCTGGCGCGCGGCTCGCCGCAAGAGCCGCCACACCCACTGGCGGCTCAGGCGCCCGCCGCGGTGGTTGAGGAAGAGGGCCCGCTGGTCGGGGCGGCGGCAGAGCCGGGGGCGGCCGCGTTCCAGGTAGACGCGGACGGCCTCCACCGCCGGCGCGGCCACGGGGACCACGCGCTCCTTGCCGCCCTTGCCGCGGCAGCGCACGAGGCCGTGGTCGAGGAGCAGGTCGTCCAGGTCGAGCCCCACCAGCTCCGACACCCGCAAGCCCGCGGCGTAGAGGAGCTCCAGCACCGCGCGGTCGCGCAGCCCGGCGGGCGAGGCCGGTCGCGGCAGCTCCAGCAGGCGCTCGACCTCCTCCACCGACATCACCCGCGGCAGCGGGCGGCCCGCCCGCGGCGAGGTCATGCCCTCGACGGGGTCGCGGGCGATCCGCCCCTCCCGGACCAGGTAGGCGAAGAACCCGCGCAACGCGGCCAGCCGCCGGGCCACGGTGGCCCGCGCCCGCCCGGCCTGGTGCAGGCGCTGCAGGTAGGCCATCACCAGGCTGCGGGTCACGGCCCCCGGGTCCGCCCCGTGCCCGACCGCGAAGGCGGCGAAGTCGCCCAGGTCGCGGCGGTACGCCTCCAGGGTATGGGCCGCCAGGCCGCGTTCGACCCGCAGGATCTCCAAGTACTCCGCCATGGCCGCCGCCCACACGGCGGCGGGCGGCTCGGCCGCGGCAGCCTCGCCTCGTCCCGCCATGGGACGCCCTCCCCCCGCCTGCTGCGATGGCATGGGCCACCGGGGTCGGGGGCCGTCCGATCGCCCCGGCATCGCCCGACGCGGGGGATCGGCCGGCGCACCCGTCGATCCCCGGGGCGCCTGGGCACCGGACGCCCGGGGCGACGCGCCTGGCGCATCCCCATGGCCGGGGCGGCGAGAGATCGCCCGCATCGACCGCTTCGGCCCGGGCCCGGGCGGCGCGGCCGCCGCCCGGGCCCCCTGTCCGCCGCGGCCCGGGGCTCCCGCCCCCCGGGGCCCCCGGAGCCCGGTTCCCTACCGCCCGCCGGCGGCACCCGGGTGCGCCTCGAGGCCCGCTTCCTCCAGGGGTGTGTAGGGCAGGCG
The sequence above is drawn from the Thermaerobacter sp. FW80 genome and encodes:
- the spoIIAB gene encoding anti-sigma F factor — its product is MGDRAAEPRWLELRLPSRPENVGVARVAVAAFAAQLPFTLSELEEIKVAVSEAVTNAVVHGYGHGRGVVTIRAGHDGRRLWVEVADSGRGIADIEQARQPAFSTDPERMGMGFAFMEAFMDQVDVESAPGAGTTVRLYKRPRPKEQAPSPDEPAAGDPPAGAPDGGAPPSSQLEAAAGRGDGSGSADAGAAR
- the selA gene encoding L-seryl-tRNA(Sec) selenium transferase — translated: MPSPHDRETASATEADRRPAAASTLRTLPAVHRLLAHPAVQEAARGAGAAWAAEAARRVLDEERRRRLEGAPPRALDQLAAATAARVAAVARPSLRRVINATGVVLHTNLGRAPLPAEAVASVAEVAGAYSTLEYDLATGGRGSRLDHVRSLLRRVTGAEDALVVNNNAAAVYLVLAVLAAGREVVVSRGQLVEIGGSFRIPEILAASGARLVEVGTTNKTRLADYEAAIGPETALLLRVHTSNYRIVGFTASVPLEDLVALGRRHGLPVVDDVGSGLLFPPPAGPGRPLAGEPSVQASLAAGADLVTFSGDKLLGGPQAGIIVGRGELVARLRRHPLMRALRCDKLVLAALEATLRLYLDPAEAYRRVPVLAMLSRSPDELARIARRLAARLRRALGPRARVTVAPGDSQAGGGSLPEVPWPTTLVGLTVPGVAVADLAAALRQGEPPVIGRIHDDVLWLDPRTLLPGDDRELVRAAARAVDRLTDATRGDPAPAAP
- a CDS encoding D-alanyl-D-alanine carboxypeptidase family protein, with the protein product MPVLRPRPAPPRGPYGDGRGDRGWRAAARMAATLLLAMALVGAPVPPVAAATAPDPGEGPHPDTERPGGSPGFPTRSAALLVMDAASGQVLWAKNADQPRHPASISKLMTLLLTLEAIQAGQIRLQDQVTVSPRAEGTPGSTAFLEAGERITVEDLIKAVAVASANDACVALAEYISGDVGRFVQRMNQRARELGLTQSRFVDPHGLTDRPGNRMSARDIAVLSRYLVNHHPEILRYTSIWEDWLRKGTDREFWLTNTNKLVAWYDGVDGLKTGLTEESGPSVVVTARKGDDRFIVVVLGAPESDTRWREASRLLDWAFASFDSVPIAQPGQALRTVRVAEGRRLGVPVTVREVFGVTVPRGEAGRVRWTVEVAEPVPAPVAEGQPVGRVVARAGDRTLATAPVVAAQAVGRAGPPALWARLFGWTWPMR
- the xerD gene encoding site-specific tyrosine recombinase XerD translates to MAGRGEAAAAEPPAAVWAAAMAEYLEILRVERGLAAHTLEAYRRDLGDFAAFAVGHGADPGAVTRSLVMAYLQRLHQAGRARATVARRLAALRGFFAYLVREGRIARDPVEGMTSPRAGRPLPRVMSVEEVERLLELPRPASPAGLRDRAVLELLYAAGLRVSELVGLDLDDLLLDHGLVRCRGKGGKERVVPVAAPAVEAVRVYLERGRPRLCRRPDQRALFLNHRGGRLSRQWVWRLLRRAARQAGVSRAVSPHTLRHSFATHLLAGGADLRAVQELLGHASITTTQIYTHLTRHHLLEAYLRAHPRLAGPPATPPAAGTAAAGPGAGPEGGG
- a CDS encoding SpoVA/SpoVAEb family sporulation membrane protein, whose translation is MAKASQQQTQEYQQAVRRILPPKPIARNALMAFLVGGTICTAGQVVLNLLKNAGLPATEATAWTAAVFILIGLLLTGMGVYDDLGRIGGMGAFLPITGFANSIGSAAMEFKREGWVLGLGARIFQIAGPVIVYGIAAATVVAGLATWLGGARATLGAP
- a CDS encoding anti-sigma factor antagonist (This anti-anti-sigma factor, or anti-sigma factor antagonist, belongs to a family that includes characterized members SpoIIAA, RsbV, RsfA, and RsfB.), which codes for MHVALRWTGRTLIARLAGDLDEHGAEVFRQEIERALRRRAYDHLVVNLQEVRFIDSSGLGALLGRYRRAREDGARVSVAGAPPHVRAVLQLAGIPQWIPLYEDEAAALGAPGEVGRR
- a CDS encoding dodecin family protein, producing MDVADVVKVIELVGESTKDWTDAVNNAVAEACRTLDHVSGVEVCNLTANVDNGRVVEWKANVKVAFKVDNSRRGA
- a CDS encoding sigma-70 family RNA polymerase sigma factor is translated as MEAELWARARQGDAEARERLVALHMPLVRHVARRFAGLGHDLDDLVQAGTVGLLQAIDGFDPDRGYQFSTYAVPAILGEIRRWLRASDPAGLTRAMRARVTAIRRVAEAMEQELGHRPAAAAVAARLGCDVADVAFALEAAQGPLSLDEPLGADPDAAARGQRLAAPAEPDWGDRVAVRAALAQLPPRLRTVLTLRFFRDLTQAEVAAALGISQPQVSRLEKAGLAHLRRLLAAGEDVGAAAVPSCPASRPGAGAAPGRDAGPAPA